In a single window of the Manis pentadactyla isolate mManPen7 chromosome 14, mManPen7.hap1, whole genome shotgun sequence genome:
- the FZD10 gene encoding frizzled-10, which produces MPRPGPRLWLLLQVMGSCAAISSMDMERPGDGKCQPIEIPMCKDIGYNRTRMPNLMGHENQREAAIQLHEFAPLVEYGCHSHLRFFLCSLYAPMCTEQVSTPIPACRVMCEQARLKCSPIMEQFNFKWPDSLDCSKLPNKNDPNYLCMEAPNNGSDEPSRGSGLFPPLFRPQRPHGAQEHPLRDGAPGRAGCDNPGKFHRVEKSASCAPLCTRGVDVYWSGDDKRFAVVWLAVWAVLCFFSSAFTVLTFLIDPARFRYPERPIIFLSMCYCVYSVGYIIRLFAGAESIACDRDSGQLYVIQEGLESTGCTLVFLVLYYFGMASSLWWVILTLTWFLAAGKKWGHEAIEANSSYFHLAAWAIPAVKTILILVMRRVAGDELTGICYVGSMDVNALTGFVLIPLACYLVLGTSFILSGFVALFHIRRVMKTGGENTDKLEKLMVRIGVFSVLHTVPATCVIACYFYERLNVDYWKLLAMQHKCSVNNQTKSLDCLMAASIPAVEIFMVKIFMLLVVGITSGMWVWTSKTLQSWQDVCSRRFKRRSRRKPASVITNSGIYKKAQHPPKTHLGKYDIPAPPPTCV; this is translated from the coding sequence ATGCCGCGCCCGGGCCCCCGCTTGTGGCTGCTCCTGCAGGTGATGGGGTCGTGTGCCGCTATCAGCTCCATGGACATGGAGCGCCCGGGTGACGGCAAGTGCCAGCCCATCGAGATCCCGATGTGCAAGGACATTGGCTACAACAGGACCCGCATGCCCAACCTGATGGGCCACGAGAACCAACGCGAGGCCGCCATCCAGCTGCACGAGTTCGCGCCGCTGGTGGAGTACGGCTGCCACAGCCACCTCCGCTTCTTCCTGTGCTCGCTGTACGCGCCCATGTGCACCGAGCAGGTCTCCACCCCCATCCCCGCCTGCCGGGTCATGTGCGAGCAGGCCCGGCTCAAATGCTCGCCCATCATGGAGCAGTTCAATTTCAAGTGGCCCGACTCGCTGGACTGCAGCAAGCTCCCCAACAAGAACGACCCCAACTACCTGTGCATGGAGGCGCCCAACAATGGCTCAGACGAGCCCTCCCGGGGCTCGGGCCTGTTCCCGCCGCTCTTCAGGCCCCAGCGGCCGCACGGGGCGCAGGAGCACCCGCTGAGGGACGGTGCCCCCGGGCGCGCCGGCTGCGACAACCCTGGCAAGTTTCACCGCGTGGAGAAGAGCGCGTCGTGCGCGCCGCTCTGCACGCGCGGCGTGGACGTGTACTGGAGCGGCGACGACAAGCGCTTCGCTGTGGTCTGGCTGGCGGTGTGGGCCGTGCTGTGCTTCTTCTCCAGCGCCTTCACCGTGCTCACCTTCCTCATCGACCCTGCGCGCTTCAGGTACCCCGAGCGCCCCATCATCTTCCTCTCCATGTGCTACTGCGTCTACTCAGTGGGCTACATCATCCGCCTCTTCGCGGGCGCCGAGAGCATTGCCTGTGACCGGGACAGTGGGCAGCTCTATGTCATCCAGGAGGGCCTGGAGAGCACGGGCTGCACGCTGGTCTTCCTGGTGCTCTACTACTTTGGCATGGCCAGCTCGCTCTGGTGGGTCATCCTCACGCTCACCTGGTTCCTAGCTGCGGGCAAGAAGTGGGGCCACGAGGCCATCGAGGCCAACAGCAGCTACTTCCACCTGGCGGCCTGGGCCATCCCAGCTGTAAAGACCATCCTGATCTTGGTGATGCGCAGGGTGGCGGGAGACGAGCTCACCGGCATCTGCTACGTGGGCAGCATGGATGTCAACGCCCTCACTGGCTTTGTGCTCATCCCGCTGGCCTGCTACCTCGTCCTGGGCACTTCCTTCATCCTTTCGGGCTTCGTAGCCCTTTTCCACATCCGGAGGGTGATGAAAACTGGTGGGGAGAACACGGACAAGCTGGAGAAGCTCATGGTGAGGATCGGGGTCTTCTCCGTGCTCCACACCGTGCCAGCTACCTGTGTgatcgcctgctacttctacgaGCGCCTCAATGTGGACTACTGGAAACTCCTGGCCATGCAGCATAAGTGCAGCGTGAACAACCAGACCAAAAGCTTGGACTGTCTGATGGCCGCCTCCATCCCTGCAGTAGAGATCTTCATGGTGAAGATTTTCATGCTGCTGGTGGTGGGCATCACCAGTGGTATGTGGGTCTGGACGTCCAAAACTCTGCAGTCCTGGCAGGATGTGTGCAGCCGCAGGTTCAAAAGGAGGAGCCGGAGGAAACCGGCCAGCGTGATCACCAACAGTGGGATTTACAAAAAAGCCCAACACCCCCCAAAAACCCATCTTGGGAAATACGAtatccctgccccacctcccacctgtGTGTGA